The candidate division KSB1 bacterium genome segment TGCGGCTGGACATCCGCCGCGTGGGATCCATCAAGGAGGGCGAAAACGTGGTGGGGAACCGGACGCGCGTCAAGGTCGTCAAGAACAAGGTCGCGCCCCCCTTCCGCGAGGCCGAGTTCGACGTCCTCTATGGCAGCGGCATCTCACGCGTCGGCGACATCCTTGACCTGGCGGTGGAGCACAAGATTGTGGAGAAGAGCGGTACGTGGTTCTCCTTCGGCGACGAGAAGATCGGCCAGGGAAGGGACAACGCGAAACGCTACTTGGAGCAGTCTCCGGAGCTGTTGGAAAAGATCGAACGGCGGGTGCGCGAGGCGCTCGGACTGCTCCCAGAGCAAGAGGAACAGTCAGCCCCTGTGGCCGCCGAGCGCTCCTCAGCCAGTAAGAGCTGATTTCCCGGGCTTGCCGCATGAAGGGCACCAAGAAGCGGCAGATCACGGCTATCGAAATCCAGGAGCATGACCGCAGGAGGCGGAACGTCTTCCTGGATGGAGAATTCGCCTTTGGCATCGACCACGAGGTCCTCGCCGAAAGCGGATTTGGCGTAGGGGACTTTCTTACCGCTCAAGACGTGCGGCGGCTGCTCAACGCCGAGCGCAGGCACCAGGCGACGCAGAAGGCCTTGCGCCTGCTTTCCGTACGGAGCCGCAGCGAAAAGGAGCTGCGCACTCGGTTGGAGCAGGCCGGGTTCGGGGAGGCCGCCGATTCCACGTTGCGCACCCTTCGCCGCGCTGGGTTGGTGGATGATCTTCAGTTCGCCCTCAGCTACGCGCGTTCCCGCATCAGCACCAGGCCATGTGGCGAGTTTCTCCTCCGTCGAGAGCTCCGGGAAAAAGGCATTGCTGAGGAGACTATCGAGGCCGCTGTCGCAGAGGCCTATCGCGAGAAGGACCAGCGGCAGCTTGCCTACGAGCTGGCCGGGAAGAAGAAGCGTCTCCTGGCCACCACAGAGCAGGAAAAGGCGCAGCGACGAGTGGCGGATTTTCTCCTCCGCAGGGGGTTTGCATGGGACCTGGTGAGCGAGATCATGGAGCGCTGGGCAGAGCTGCCACTGGCAGTCCACGGCGAAGACAGCGTGTAAGCCTGGCGCGATAACGGCAGAATTGATGAAAACACCGCAGATGAAAGCAGCGACAGTTCGACAATCATTTCTCGACTTTTTCCAGAGCAAGGGGCATCGCATCATTCCCAGTGCGCCGGTCATACCCGTAGGTGACCCCACGCTCATGTTCACCAACGCCGGCATGAATCAGTTCAAAGACGTGTTCCTGGGCGTAGGACGACGGGACTATGTGCGCGTGGCCAACTCGCAAAAGTGCATCCGCGTCTCCGGCAAACACAACGACCTGGAAGAAGTGGGGCGGGACACGTACCACCACACCTTCTTTGAAATGCTGGGCAATTGGTCTTTTGGCGATTACTACAAGCGCGAGGCCATCGCCTGGGCGTGGGAGCTCCTGACCGAAGTGTGGCACCTGCCCAAGGAGCGGCTCTGGGCCACCGTATTTCGCGAGGATGACGAGGCTGCCGAGCTGTGGCCACAGGTGACCGATATCGATCCGGCACACGTGCTCCGTTTTGGTGAGAAGGACAATTTCTGGGAGATGGGTGACACTGGGCCTTGTGGCCCTTGCTCTGAGGTCCATATCGACCGCGGGCCGGAGTTCTGTGATTCTTCGGAACCGGGTCATGTGTGTGGGGTCAATGGCGGCTGCGCGCGTTTCTTGGAGCTGTGGAATCTGGTCTTCATCCAGTACAATCGGGGGGAAGACGGCGTGTGTACTCCCTTGCCGGCTAAGCACGTGGACACGGGCGCTGGGCTGGAGCGACTGGTGGCGGTGTTGCAGGGCAAGCGTTCCAACTATGACACCGACCTGTTCATGCCGCTAATCGAGGCTATTGCCGAGCGGACTGGCAAGAGCTACAGCGGGGGCAGTGACGAGCAGGCGGTGGCCTTTCGCGTCATTGCCGACCATGTGCGGGCGTTGTCGTTTGCCATTGCCGACGGGGCGCTCCCGTCCAATGAAGGCCGGGGTTATGTGTTGCGCCGCTTGTTGCGGCGGGCAGCGCGCTTCGGCCGCGTGTTGGAGATGCATGAACCCTTTATCTTTACTCTGGTGGCGCCGTTGGTGGACATGATGGGCGAGGCCTATCCGGAGCTACGTGCCCGCCATCAGCACATCGCACGGGTCATCCGTGCCGAGGAGGAGAACTTTAGCCGCACCCTTGACCGCGGCTTAGCCGAGTTTGAAAAGCGGGTGGAGCAATTGCTGGCGGAGGGGCAAAAGGTCCTCCCAGGCGAGGATGCGTTCCGCCTGCACGACACCTACGGCTTTCCCTTGGATCTGACACAACTGCTGGCGCGCGAACGCGGGCTTGCTGTTGATGTGGAAGGTTTCAACGCCGCGATGGAGGAACAGCGATCTCGATCGCGGGCAGCTGCGGCTGAGGCCGGTGTCGTCATTCCAGAGTTAGCAGGCCTCCCCTCCGGAGGATCGCGGTTTGTCGGTTATGAAACGCTGAGCGCCCAGACGCGCGTCGTCTACGCCGATGCCGAGCGCGTAGTCCTGGAGACTACCCCGTTCTATGCCGAGAGCGGCGGACAGGTGGGCGACACCGGATGGATCGCAGGCCAGCGCACCAGATTTCGCGTCGAGAACACCGTGCGGAGTGGCGACCATATTGTGCACCTTGGCCATTGGGAGCAAGGTGCCCCGTTCGCGGCGGGCGATGAGGTGGAGGCTCGTGTAGACGAGGAGCGCCGGCGGGCCACCGAGCGCAACCACACCGCCACCCACCTGCTGCACAAGGCCCTGCGCACCGTGCTGGGGGACCATGCGCACCAGGCAGGCTCCTTGGTGCATCCTGACTACCTCCGCTTTGACTTTAACCATTTTGAAAAGCTGAGCGCCGCGGAGCTTGAGCAGATTGAGGAGATGGTGAACCAGGCCATTCAGGCCAATTACCCAGTGCGTTGGGAGATTCTTCCCTTTGCGGAGGCCCAGGCGCGCGGGGCGGTGGCTCTGTTCGGCGAGAAGTATGAAGACATGGTGCGCATGCTGGAGGTGGATGACTACTCCCGGGAGCTTTGTGGCGGGACGCACGTGCGTGCCACCGGCGAGATCGGCGTGTTCTCCATTGTCAGTGAGTCAGCAGTGGCTGCCGGCGTCCGGCGCATCGAGGCCCTTACAGGCCAAAAGGCGGTGGAACGATCCCGGCAAGAACGCGAACTGTTGCGCCAGGCCGCGCAGGTCCTCTCCTGCCAGCCGGACGAGATGGTGCAGCGGTTAGAGGCGCTGCTGCGGGAAAGAAAGGAATTGTTGAGCGCAGTGAAAAGCCGCAAGGGCAAGGACCTGAGCGCCGAAGCCAGCTCGCTGGTGGCCAGGGTGCAGGAAATCGAGGGCATTAGGCTGGTCACCGGGCGCGTGCAAGTGAGCGACTTAGAGGAGCTCAAGTCATTAGCAGACATGGTGCGCGATCGCTTGGGCTCAGGTGCCGGGGTACTCTTTGCCAATGTGGACGGGAAAGGGAACTTTGTGGCGGTAGTCACTCCCGACCTGGCCGACAGCAACCGCTTACACGCGGGGACGCTTGTGCGCGAGGTGGGCAAACTGACCGGCAGTGGCGGTGGTGGGGGTGCGCGCATGGCCCAGGCAGGGGCAAAGGACCTGAGCCGGGTGGACCAGGCTCTGGCGGCCGTGCCCGAGATTGTGGCGCGCCTGCTGCGCTCGTGAGACCGACGAAGGACTCATCGTGCGAGTGTACGACTATCTGATGAGCACCCGCGAGCGTCGGGGTGCCGGCTACCTGGTGTTGTTTGACCCGGACAAGGAGGACGTGAGCAAGGCAGCGGCGCGTGCCGAGTACTGCCAGCAGGCAGGCGTCGATGCCCTGCTTGTTGGGGGCAGCCTGCTCCTGACCCCGTCCTTTGAAGACCTGTTGCGGGAACTCAAAAAGCGCCTGAGCATCCCGGTGATCATCTTTCCCGGCGGGGTGCGCCAGGTCAGCCCCCATGCCGACGCCATTCTGTTTATGTCGCTGGTCAGTGGGCGGAACGCAGAGCACCTCATCGGCGACCAGGTCGTGGCCGCGCCACTGGTAAAGGCATGCGGCCTGGAGCCCATCCCCACGGCGTACATGCTCATCGAGTCGGGCCAGACTACCTCGGCAGAGTACATGAGCAACACTCGGCCCATCCCTCGCCACAAGCCAGACATCGCGGCAGCTACGGCCTTGGCCGCGCAGTACCTGGGCATGAAGTTAGTGTACTTGGAGGCAGGCTCGGGGGCAGCGCAGTCGGTACCCGCCGAAATGATTCGTGCGGTGAGCTCCTATGTTGCCGTGCCGGTGATGGTCGGCGGAGGCATCACCTCCCCTGAGGAGGCCCGCCTCAAGGTAGAAGCTGGCGCCTCGTTCGTGGTGACGGGAAATGTGCTGGAACAAAAAGCCGATTGGGAGGTTATTCGTCACTTTGCCCAGGCGGTACACGTGCGGGGGTAGCATATTCTTCACACGAGATTAGAAACCCCATCGGAGGTGTGAGATGGCAAAGCTGAAAGGAACCAGAACGGAGCAAAACCTGCTCACCGCTTTCGCTGGCGAGTCGCAGGCGCGCAACCGCTACACCTTCTTTGCCTCACAAGCGCGCCAAGAGGGCTTTGTGCAGATTGCCAACATCTTCTTAGAGACCGCCGAGAATGAGAAGGAGCACGCCAAGCGCTTTTTCAAATTCTTGCAAGGGGGCGAGGTTCAAATCAGCGCAGCGTTTCCTGCGGGTGTAATCGGTTCGACCCTGGAGAACCTCCGCGCGGCTGCAGCTGGCGAGCGCTACGAACACAGCACTATGTATCCGGAGTTTGCGCGCGTGGCCGAGGAGGAGGGCTTTTCCGAGATCGCAGTGGCCTTCAGGAAGGTTGCGGAGGTGGAAGTGGCCCATGAGCGCCGCTACCTGAAACTGGCCGAGAATGTGGAAAAAGGGCGTGTATTTCGCAGGGATACCCCTGTGCGCTGGAAGTGCAACAATTGTGGCTACATTCACGAAGGAAAGGAGGCTCCAAAGCGCTGCCCGGCCTGTTTGCATCCGCAAGCGCACTTTGAGCTCTTCACCGAGCCCTATTGATAAGCCGGGTGCGGCTGAGAGACTTTGGTGATCGACCTACACGCGCATATTCTGCCTTCCTTCGATGACGGGCCCAGCTCCTGGGAAGAGGCCCGGGATATGCTGCGGCAGGCCGAGGAGGACGGCATCGTCGAGCTGGTGGCTACGCCGCACATCCTTGGCCCTTCCGACTTTGCCAGGCAGGACGAGATCAAGGCCCTTTTTGCTGAGCTATGTCGGGTGCGCGACCAGGGGGGCTTGAAGCTGCGCCTGCACCTCGGGGCAGAAATCTACGCCCATCATGAACTGCGCCTGGACGGGCCGTTCTTCACCCTGGGCGGAAATGGGCGCTACTTCATGGTGGAGTTTCCCATGGAGAATGTGCCGCCCTTCGTGGGCGAGCAGTTCTTCAATCTGATCATGGACGGCTACACGCCCTTGGTGGCGCACCCGGAGCGGAACTTGGCAATCTTGCGCGACCCAGGTGTGGCGGAAACCCTGGTGGAAAGGGGGGCCTTGCTGCAAATCAACTCTGGCAGCCTGCGGGGCGTGTTTGGTCCTGAGGTGCGACGTCTTGCCGAGCAGCTGCTCAATGCGCAGCTGGTGCATGTGGTGGCCAGCGACGCCCACGGCGCCAGTGCGCGGCGTCCGCGGTTGCAGGAGGCGTTCGGGTTGGTCGCCGAACGGTGGGGAGAGGAAACCGCCACACGCCTGTTCATCGATAACCCGCGCCGCATTCTCGCCGGCCAAAAGGTTGAGGCCCCTGAGCCGCTCCCCTTGCGAGCCGGCGAGTCCTCCGGGCCTTTCCAGCGCCTGAGGCGGCTCCTGCGCGGCAAGCAAAGATAGTTGCGGCTATGACGAGTATCACCCCTACGATGATCGACAAGGTCCAAGCACAGTTTGCGGCAAGCGCCGCGTTACTGCGGCAGGTGGCTGAGCTGCAGGCCGCTCGTCTTGCCGAGGTGGCCAGGGTCATGATTGAGGCAATGCGGGCCGGGCGCAAGATCATGGTCTGCGGCAATGGTGGCAGTGCGGCCGACGCCCAGCACTTTGCAGCGGAGATGATCGGTCGCTTCAGGAAGGAGCGAGCTCCTTTGCCGACCCTTGCGTTGAGCACCGATACTTCGGTCTTGACCGCCGTCGGGAACGATTACGGCTTCGAGCGGGTCTTTGTGCGGCAGGTAGAGGGCCTGGGGGTAAAAGGCGATGTCCTGGTGGGCATCAGCACCAGTGGCAATTCGGCCAACGTGGCGGAGGCGCTCCGGTATGCGCGCGCCCATGGCATTACCACAGTCGGCATTTTGGGTTGCGATGGGGGCATCATCGCCCAGGAGTGCGATTATGCCCTCATCGTGCCCAGCAAGGAGTCGGCGCGCATCCAGGAATGCCACGCCGTGATCATCCACGCCCTATGCGATCTGGTCGAGGAAGAGCTTGCCCACGATTCTGGCCGACCGCGATAGATAGTGGTGGGGGTCAGGTTAGGGGCCTGTGCGTAGTCAGTTCGTTAGCGAGGTGGTCTCGCCTCGATGATCTCTTTCCTTAATCCCACAGTGCTGTTTGGTCTGGTGGCGGCCGGCATCCCAGTGCTGGTGCACCTGCTGACCCGCCACAAGGCCAAGACCATCCCCTTTAGCTCGCTTGTGTTCCTCCGCCAGTTGGAGCAACGTAAGCTGAAAAGGCTGAAGCTGCGCCAGCTCCTTCTGTTGGTGCTGCGGACGCTGATCATCGTTTTCCTCGTGTTGGCCTTTGCCAGGCCAGCACTGCGAGGTACCAGTGTTGGCCTTGGCCCGGGGCCCTCTTCAGTGGTGATGGTGCTCGATAACTCTGCCAGTATGGCACGGGAGAGGGATGGCAGGACGCTGTTTGAGATCGGCGTCGAACGCGCCAAGAAGGTCGCCGATTTGATAGCGCCCGGCAGTGAAACGTGGGTGGTGCTTCCTG includes the following:
- a CDS encoding RecX family transcriptional regulator; the encoded protein is MKGTKKRQITAIEIQEHDRRRRNVFLDGEFAFGIDHEVLAESGFGVGDFLTAQDVRRLLNAERRHQATQKALRLLSVRSRSEKELRTRLEQAGFGEAADSTLRTLRRAGLVDDLQFALSYARSRISTRPCGEFLLRRELREKGIAEETIEAAVAEAYREKDQRQLAYELAGKKKRLLATTEQEKAQRRVADFLLRRGFAWDLVSEIMERWAELPLAVHGEDSV
- the alaS gene encoding alanine--tRNA ligase, with product MKTPQMKAATVRQSFLDFFQSKGHRIIPSAPVIPVGDPTLMFTNAGMNQFKDVFLGVGRRDYVRVANSQKCIRVSGKHNDLEEVGRDTYHHTFFEMLGNWSFGDYYKREAIAWAWELLTEVWHLPKERLWATVFREDDEAAELWPQVTDIDPAHVLRFGEKDNFWEMGDTGPCGPCSEVHIDRGPEFCDSSEPGHVCGVNGGCARFLELWNLVFIQYNRGEDGVCTPLPAKHVDTGAGLERLVAVLQGKRSNYDTDLFMPLIEAIAERTGKSYSGGSDEQAVAFRVIADHVRALSFAIADGALPSNEGRGYVLRRLLRRAARFGRVLEMHEPFIFTLVAPLVDMMGEAYPELRARHQHIARVIRAEEENFSRTLDRGLAEFEKRVEQLLAEGQKVLPGEDAFRLHDTYGFPLDLTQLLARERGLAVDVEGFNAAMEEQRSRSRAAAAEAGVVIPELAGLPSGGSRFVGYETLSAQTRVVYADAERVVLETTPFYAESGGQVGDTGWIAGQRTRFRVENTVRSGDHIVHLGHWEQGAPFAAGDEVEARVDEERRRATERNHTATHLLHKALRTVLGDHAHQAGSLVHPDYLRFDFNHFEKLSAAELEQIEEMVNQAIQANYPVRWEILPFAEAQARGAVALFGEKYEDMVRMLEVDDYSRELCGGTHVRATGEIGVFSIVSESAVAAGVRRIEALTGQKAVERSRQERELLRQAAQVLSCQPDEMVQRLEALLRERKELLSAVKSRKGKDLSAEASSLVARVQEIEGIRLVTGRVQVSDLEELKSLADMVRDRLGSGAGVLFANVDGKGNFVAVVTPDLADSNRLHAGTLVREVGKLTGSGGGGGARMAQAGAKDLSRVDQALAAVPEIVARLLRS
- a CDS encoding geranylgeranylglyceryl/heptaprenylglyceryl phosphate synthase, which gives rise to MRVYDYLMSTRERRGAGYLVLFDPDKEDVSKAAARAEYCQQAGVDALLVGGSLLLTPSFEDLLRELKKRLSIPVIIFPGGVRQVSPHADAILFMSLVSGRNAEHLIGDQVVAAPLVKACGLEPIPTAYMLIESGQTTSAEYMSNTRPIPRHKPDIAAATALAAQYLGMKLVYLEAGSGAAQSVPAEMIRAVSSYVAVPVMVGGGITSPEEARLKVEAGASFVVTGNVLEQKADWEVIRHFAQAVHVRG
- a CDS encoding rubrerythrin family protein, with translation MAKLKGTRTEQNLLTAFAGESQARNRYTFFASQARQEGFVQIANIFLETAENEKEHAKRFFKFLQGGEVQISAAFPAGVIGSTLENLRAAAAGERYEHSTMYPEFARVAEEEGFSEIAVAFRKVAEVEVAHERRYLKLAENVEKGRVFRRDTPVRWKCNNCGYIHEGKEAPKRCPACLHPQAHFELFTEPY
- a CDS encoding D-sedoheptulose 7-phosphate isomerase, whose product is MTSITPTMIDKVQAQFAASAALLRQVAELQAARLAEVARVMIEAMRAGRKIMVCGNGGSAADAQHFAAEMIGRFRKERAPLPTLALSTDTSVLTAVGNDYGFERVFVRQVEGLGVKGDVLVGISTSGNSANVAEALRYARAHGITTVGILGCDGGIIAQECDYALIVPSKESARIQECHAVIIHALCDLVEEELAHDSGRPR